Part of the Nitrospinota bacterium genome, CTTTATTACACCAACAACCTCGCAAAGTCACTCACTCTGCTGGATGCGATGCGCGCCCACGGCTGCAGCCGGTTTATTTTCTCCTCCACGGCCGCGGTATACGGCGAACCGCAATACCTGCCGGTGGACGAAAAGCACCCGGTCAATCCGATCAACCCTTACGGCAGGTCAAAGCTGATGCTCGAAACCGTTTTACGGGATTACAGCGCGGCCTTTCCGTTCAAGGCGATTGTCCTGCGCTACTTTAACGCGGCGGGGGCGGATCCCGCCGGCCGCGGCGGCGAATCCCAGGAGGTAAAACAGAACCTCATTCCAATCGTCCTCAACAATCTTGAAAAAGGGATTACCACCGATGTGTTCGGCGGGGATTGGGAAACGCCGGACGGCACGCCAATACGCGATTATGTTCATGTAGCCGATATTGCGGCGGGACATTTGCTGGCGCTGAAAGCCATTATGGCCGATACGGCAAAGCCGTTTGATGTTTTCAATCTCGGCGCGGGCGTTGGCTCCAGCGTGAAAGATGCGTTTGCCATTCTCGCTGAAGTGGCGGGAAAACCCGTTCCCCACCGTATCGTGGGACGTCGCGCGGGCGACCCCGGCAGCCTTGTCGCCTCAAACGAAAAGGCAGCCATGG contains:
- the galE gene encoding UDP-glucose 4-epimerase GalE, translating into MKTILVAGGAGYIGSFTVHSLLEAGYQPVVLDNLSTGKREAVPPGVPLHEGDIADHQLLDAVFRRYQIGAVMHFAAKIKVGESVERPDLYYTNNLAKSLTLLDAMRAHGCSRFIFSSTAAVYGEPQYLPVDEKHPVNPINPYGRSKLMLETVLRDYSAAFPFKAIVLRYFNAAGADPAGRGGESQEVKQNLIPIVLNNLEKGITTDVFGGDWETPDGTPIRDYVHVADIAAGHLLALKAIMADTAKPFDVFNLGAGVGSSVKDAFAILAEVAGKPVPHRIVGRRAGDPGSLVASNEKAAMELGWKPKYSDLKTIISTACQWHFNRKF